The Streptomyces achromogenes genome window below encodes:
- a CDS encoding molybdopterin-dependent oxidoreductase, producing the protein MELMHVERRMSVATHWGSFIAVVDSGRLVRIEPRGDDTAPSPIGPGMVTAADDNARVLRPAVRKGWLNGLPRVHDTARGADAFVEVSWDDAITLVSDELRRVRSQHGDSAVFGGSYGWASAGGFHNAQGQLQRFLALGGGYTDSRNTYSTAALEVVLPHVIGGHPWSYQSRMPMWHEIAENCELVVAFGGLALKNSQINPGGLARHQTQNLQRRCRESGVRFVNVSPIRSDVAGFLDAEWLPVVPNTDTAAMLGIAHTMLVNGWHDEDFLRRCCVGFDRFASYLGGEFDGIPKDAAWAAEITGISRGAITDLARRLATQPSLIMVNYAVQRADHGEQPIWMSVVLAAMAGSMGRPGCGWGAGYATMDATGVAPGRPFVAAVPKVSNPVADFIPVARIADTLLHPGKTIDYDGLRLTLPELRLIYWCGGNPFHHHQDLHRLTRAWQTPDTVVVHEAWWNTTAKFADIVLPVATTLERDDFAAGFCDPHLVAMPKVREPEGESRTDHQIFAALASRLGYEQEFTQSRSELEWVRHLYEQTRSELGGDAALPDFDDFWRNSTAALPALTGPFPGSFEALRSDPQRFPLPTPSGRIEIFSEEIDSFGYDDCAGHPTWYEPVEWLHADLSARFPLHLISNQPASRLHSQYDNGGHSLSSKIHGREPVTINPSDAASRGIESGMIVRVYNDRGSCLAGAVLSDDVMAGVVQLSTGAWWDPVRPGLSGTLDRHGNPNVLTADRPCSRLSQGPSALSALVDVERYDDPLPEVQAFSPPDLEH; encoded by the coding sequence ATGGAGTTGATGCACGTGGAACGACGCATGTCGGTTGCCACGCACTGGGGCAGCTTTATCGCGGTGGTCGATTCCGGCCGGCTGGTACGAATTGAGCCGAGGGGTGATGACACGGCGCCGTCACCTATCGGCCCCGGAATGGTGACAGCCGCCGACGACAACGCTCGCGTGCTGCGCCCCGCGGTACGCAAAGGCTGGCTGAACGGCCTGCCCCGTGTCCACGACACGGCCAGAGGCGCGGACGCCTTCGTGGAGGTGAGCTGGGACGACGCGATCACGCTGGTGAGCGATGAACTGCGTCGAGTTCGTTCACAGCACGGAGACAGCGCGGTGTTCGGCGGATCTTACGGCTGGGCGAGTGCGGGCGGCTTCCACAACGCACAAGGTCAACTCCAACGGTTTCTGGCATTGGGCGGGGGATACACCGACTCTCGCAACACGTACAGCACCGCAGCTTTGGAGGTCGTCCTCCCCCATGTGATCGGCGGGCACCCGTGGAGCTACCAGTCCCGGATGCCGATGTGGCACGAGATCGCCGAGAACTGCGAGCTCGTCGTGGCCTTCGGAGGGCTGGCCCTCAAGAACAGCCAGATCAACCCCGGGGGGCTGGCCAGGCATCAGACGCAGAACCTGCAGCGCCGGTGCCGTGAGTCCGGGGTGCGGTTCGTCAACGTCAGTCCCATCCGCAGCGACGTCGCCGGCTTCCTCGACGCCGAGTGGCTGCCCGTCGTCCCCAACACCGACACCGCCGCGATGCTCGGCATCGCCCACACGATGTTGGTCAACGGGTGGCACGACGAGGACTTCCTCCGCCGGTGCTGCGTCGGCTTCGACCGCTTCGCCTCCTACCTCGGCGGTGAGTTCGACGGCATCCCCAAGGACGCCGCCTGGGCAGCGGAGATCACGGGCATCAGCCGCGGCGCGATCACCGACCTCGCCCGCCGCCTGGCCACCCAGCCTTCCCTCATCATGGTCAACTACGCGGTGCAACGGGCGGACCACGGCGAACAACCGATCTGGATGTCTGTCGTGCTGGCCGCCATGGCGGGCTCCATGGGCCGGCCCGGCTGCGGCTGGGGCGCAGGCTACGCGACGATGGACGCGACCGGCGTCGCCCCGGGCCGCCCTTTCGTGGCGGCAGTGCCCAAGGTCTCCAACCCCGTTGCGGACTTCATCCCGGTCGCGAGGATCGCCGACACCCTGCTGCACCCGGGGAAGACCATCGACTACGACGGCCTGCGCCTCACGTTGCCCGAGCTCCGCCTGATCTACTGGTGCGGAGGCAACCCGTTCCACCACCATCAGGACCTGCATCGATTGACCCGCGCCTGGCAGACCCCTGACACGGTGGTGGTCCACGAAGCCTGGTGGAACACCACGGCCAAGTTCGCTGACATCGTCCTGCCCGTCGCCACCACCTTGGAGCGCGACGACTTCGCCGCTGGATTCTGCGACCCCCACCTCGTTGCGATGCCGAAGGTCCGCGAGCCGGAGGGCGAGTCGCGCACTGACCACCAGATCTTCGCCGCCCTCGCCTCCCGGCTCGGATACGAGCAGGAGTTCACCCAGTCGCGTTCCGAGCTCGAATGGGTCCGGCACCTTTACGAGCAGACGAGGTCCGAGCTCGGCGGCGATGCCGCCTTGCCGGATTTCGACGACTTCTGGCGGAACTCCACCGCTGCCCTACCGGCGTTGACCGGACCGTTCCCCGGCAGCTTCGAGGCGCTCCGCTCAGATCCACAGCGTTTCCCCCTGCCGACTCCGTCGGGCCGGATCGAGATCTTCTCCGAGGAGATCGACTCGTTCGGCTACGACGACTGCGCCGGGCATCCGACGTGGTACGAGCCAGTGGAGTGGCTTCATGCTGACCTGTCGGCCCGGTTCCCGCTGCACCTGATCTCGAATCAGCCCGCCTCACGCCTGCACAGCCAGTACGACAACGGTGGCCACAGCCTCAGTTCGAAGATCCACGGCCGTGAGCCCGTGACGATCAACCCGTCGGACGCCGCGTCGCGGGGCATCGAGAGCGGCATGATCGTACGCGTCTACAACGATCGGGGCAGCTGTCTGGCGGGCGCGGTCCTGTCGGACGACGTCATGGCAGGCGTCGTGCAACTGTCCACGGGAGCGTGGTGGGATCCGGTCCGGCCGGGCCTGAGCGGAACACTGGACCGCCACGGCAATCCGAACGTTCTCACGGCGGATCGACCGTGCTCGCGCCTGTCCCAGGGGCCGAGTGCGCTCAGTGCGCTGGTCGATGTGGAGCGCTACGACGATCCGCTTCCCGAGGTGCAGGCGTTCTCACCGCCAGACCTCGAGCATTGA
- the sigJ gene encoding RNA polymerase sigma factor SigJ, translated as MTDHVKSRHDESDAGLDAIISERRRLIGLAYRLLGSLAEAEDAVQETYTRWYAMSRQQQDAIESPGAWLTTVATRVCLDLLGSARVRRERYMGEWIPEPLPERTDWISGRPGAAATDPADPADRVTLDESVSMAFLVALESMSPAQRVALILHDVFGYPFAEIAGITGRTPAACRELASSARRRARASLPPAAPAAHQARLVRDFKQAWDAQDINALVRLLAPGATFTADGGGVVAAALHPIEGGEGIARYLTDLAVRASGSLTVLERTVNGRAGLVIEHEGVTVAVYAFDVADDRIARIWAVRNPDKLRPWTAG; from the coding sequence ATGACCGATCACGTGAAGTCACGGCACGACGAGTCCGACGCGGGCTTGGACGCGATCATCAGCGAGCGGCGGCGGCTGATCGGTCTCGCCTACCGGCTCCTCGGTTCTCTGGCCGAGGCCGAAGACGCGGTCCAGGAGACCTACACCCGCTGGTACGCCATGTCCCGACAGCAGCAGGACGCCATCGAGTCTCCCGGCGCCTGGCTGACGACGGTCGCCACCCGCGTGTGCCTGGACCTCCTCGGCTCGGCGCGGGTCCGGCGCGAGCGTTACATGGGCGAATGGATCCCGGAGCCGCTGCCCGAGCGGACCGACTGGATCAGCGGGCGCCCAGGCGCCGCCGCGACCGACCCCGCGGACCCGGCCGACCGGGTCACACTCGACGAGTCGGTGAGCATGGCGTTTCTCGTCGCCCTCGAATCGATGAGCCCGGCTCAGCGCGTCGCACTCATCCTGCATGACGTCTTCGGCTACCCGTTCGCCGAGATCGCCGGGATCACCGGCCGCACCCCGGCGGCTTGCCGCGAACTGGCCTCCTCCGCCCGGCGCCGCGCCCGCGCCTCCCTGCCCCCTGCGGCCCCGGCAGCCCACCAGGCGCGCCTCGTCAGGGACTTCAAGCAGGCGTGGGACGCGCAGGACATCAACGCCCTCGTCAGACTCCTCGCCCCCGGCGCGACGTTCACGGCGGACGGCGGCGGCGTGGTCGCCGCCGCGCTCCACCCGATTGAGGGCGGCGAAGGGATCGCGCGCTACCTTACCGACCTCGCCGTCCGGGCGTCCGGAAGCCTGACGGTCCTGGAGCGCACGGTCAACGGCCGGGCCGGTCTGGTGATCGAGCACGAAGGCGTCACCGTGGCCGTGTACGCGTTCGACGTCGCGGACGACCGGATCGCGCGCATCTGGGCGGTGCGCAACCCCGACAAACTCCGCCCGTGGACGGCTGGCTGA
- a CDS encoding MBL fold metallo-hydrolase yields the protein MRLTKYGHACVRIEDGNRVLVIDPGTFSETEALSGATAVLITHEHEDHIDVGKLAAARKSHPALTVHTHAALAAALGNGATAVAAGDTFTAAGFTVRAVGGEHAEIIDGLPGCPNIGFIVDGVYHPGDSLFVPVEPVDTLLVPASGPWLKLREAIEFVRAVRPTRAFPIHDANLSDIGMQNFDAWLTEEHPTDYARIPLGESVDLNKPDSRR from the coding sequence ATGCGTTTAACAAAGTATGGCCATGCCTGTGTGCGCATCGAGGACGGCAATCGGGTGCTCGTGATCGACCCGGGCACCTTTTCCGAAACGGAAGCCCTGTCCGGCGCCACCGCCGTGCTCATCACCCACGAGCACGAGGACCACATCGACGTGGGCAAGCTCGCCGCAGCCCGCAAGAGCCATCCCGCGCTGACCGTCCACACCCACGCCGCCCTTGCCGCAGCCCTCGGCAACGGCGCGACCGCCGTCGCAGCGGGAGACACCTTCACCGCGGCCGGGTTCACCGTGCGCGCCGTCGGCGGCGAGCACGCCGAGATCATCGACGGCCTGCCCGGCTGCCCCAACATCGGCTTCATCGTCGACGGCGTCTACCACCCCGGGGACTCCCTGTTCGTCCCCGTCGAACCGGTTGACACACTGCTCGTCCCGGCATCCGGTCCATGGCTGAAGCTCCGCGAAGCCATCGAGTTCGTCCGCGCCGTACGGCCGACCCGGGCGTTCCCCATCCACGACGCCAACCTCAGCGACATCGGGATGCAGAACTTCGACGCATGGCTGACGGAGGAACACCCAACTGACTACGCCCGCATCCCACTGGGCGAGTCAGTCGACCTCAACAAGCCCGACTCCCGGCGATGA
- a CDS encoding MerR family transcriptional regulator: protein MTTITPATAVERTGVSIDTLRYYEREGLIGPIRRSAGGRREYTEDDLFWIGLVTCFREAGLGIADLRGFIAILRAEHPPEHRVAFLRERRAALEQRVSALRRAMEVLDEKIAYYS, encoded by the coding sequence ATGACCACCATCACCCCGGCAACAGCCGTCGAGCGCACTGGCGTCTCCATCGACACACTGCGCTATTACGAGCGCGAAGGGCTCATCGGCCCGATCCGGCGCTCCGCCGGCGGGCGCAGAGAGTACACCGAGGACGACCTTTTCTGGATCGGCCTGGTCACGTGCTTCCGCGAGGCCGGCCTCGGCATCGCGGACCTGCGGGGGTTCATCGCCATTCTGCGCGCTGAGCATCCTCCGGAGCACCGGGTCGCCTTCCTTCGCGAGCGCCGTGCCGCCCTGGAGCAACGGGTGTCGGCTCTGCGCCGGGCCATGGAAGTTCTCGACGAGAAGATCGCTTACTACAGCTGA
- a CDS encoding NAD(P)H-dependent oxidoreductase: MTRIGILIGSTRPGRKGDQVARWVHERAARRGDAAFEVIDLLDHPLPHLDEPLPALAGRYQHGHTRTWADTIGRFDGFVMVTPEYNASIPGVLKNAIDYLYAEWTHKAVGFVSYGAGGGAHAARHLRALCELLQMGAVTPQVSLSLHTDFEDHAILKPGAHHVSALDTLLDHVVAQSTEGQTATPTQRETDEAAIRRHIDGIIDAIEAKDLEGLRRLYSTDVVSFDIDPPLQHVGIDAKLKNWANVFTFFQEVTYEVRDLMPTVGEDVAYTHGFGRLSGTLPDGTAAGGMWVRVTFCFRKIDGEWLITHDQISVPLDILGGKGVVDLEP; the protein is encoded by the coding sequence ATGACCAGGATCGGAATACTCATCGGCAGCACCCGCCCCGGCCGCAAGGGCGACCAGGTCGCCCGGTGGGTCCACGAGCGGGCGGCCCGCCGCGGCGACGCCGCATTCGAGGTGATCGACCTGCTCGACCACCCGCTGCCGCATCTGGACGAGCCGCTGCCCGCCCTCGCTGGACGGTACCAGCACGGGCACACCCGTACATGGGCTGACACCATCGGCCGCTTCGACGGATTCGTCATGGTCACCCCCGAGTACAACGCCTCCATCCCCGGCGTGCTCAAGAACGCGATCGACTACCTGTACGCGGAGTGGACCCACAAGGCCGTTGGGTTCGTCTCCTACGGCGCTGGCGGCGGCGCCCATGCGGCCCGTCACTTGCGGGCACTGTGTGAGCTCCTCCAGATGGGTGCAGTGACCCCGCAGGTCTCGCTGTCCCTGCACACCGACTTCGAGGACCACGCGATACTCAAGCCGGGCGCCCACCACGTCAGCGCCCTCGACACACTGCTGGATCACGTCGTCGCCCAGAGCACGGAAGGACAGACAGCCACCCCCACACAGCGCGAGACGGACGAAGCCGCGATCCGCCGCCACATCGACGGGATCATCGACGCGATCGAGGCCAAGGACCTCGAGGGTCTGAGGCGGCTCTACTCGACGGACGTGGTGTCATTCGACATCGATCCGCCGCTCCAGCACGTGGGGATCGACGCGAAACTCAAGAACTGGGCGAACGTGTTCACGTTCTTCCAGGAGGTGACCTACGAGGTGCGCGACCTGATGCCCACCGTGGGCGAAGACGTGGCGTACACACACGGCTTCGGCCGCCTCAGCGGCACGCTGCCCGACGGGACGGCGGCGGGCGGCATGTGGGTCCGGGTCACCTTCTGCTTCCGGAAGATCGACGGCGAATGGCTGATCACGCACGACCAGATCTCCGTACCGCTGGACATCCTGGGCGGCAAGGGGGTCGTCGACCTCGAACCGTGA
- a CDS encoding tellurite resistance TerB family protein codes for MALFDRLKDQAKQLQQQVQGGGHGAAGGHGGHGSQGGHGASAAGGSHGSSRGGSKAQLVGLLKTQLGSLKTELKSGAYRDASMAMCALVAAADGHVDAAERQQMESMILSNDVLQNFPPDQLRQRFNRHVDQLTRNFPQGRAEALQEIAKAAKKPTEARAVVQTGIVIAGADGHFSQAEQAILREACGVLGVSPAEFQL; via the coding sequence ATGGCACTGTTCGACCGGCTCAAGGACCAGGCCAAGCAGCTGCAACAGCAGGTCCAGGGCGGCGGCCACGGCGCGGCCGGAGGCCATGGCGGTCACGGCAGCCAGGGGGGCCATGGCGCCTCGGCGGCCGGCGGTTCGCACGGCAGCTCGCGGGGCGGTTCGAAGGCCCAGCTTGTGGGCCTGCTGAAGACACAGCTCGGCTCCCTGAAGACGGAGCTGAAGAGCGGTGCGTACCGGGACGCCAGCATGGCGATGTGCGCCCTGGTCGCGGCGGCGGACGGGCATGTGGACGCCGCCGAGCGCCAGCAGATGGAGTCGATGATCCTCAGCAACGACGTGCTGCAGAACTTTCCGCCGGACCAGCTGCGCCAGCGCTTCAACCGGCATGTGGACCAGCTCACCCGCAACTTCCCGCAGGGCAGGGCCGAGGCCCTGCAGGAGATCGCCAAGGCCGCGAAGAAGCCTACCGAGGCCCGCGCGGTCGTCCAGACCGGGATCGTCATCGCCGGTGCCGACGGCCACTTCTCCCAGGCGGAACAGGCGATTCTCCGGGAGGCCTGTGGTGTGCTGGGCGTGTCGCCGGCGGAGTTCCAGCTCTGA
- a CDS encoding EF-hand domain-containing protein, giving the protein MTALQDLKYAQWFRGADVDGDGFITHRDVRMMSERYIGARSVAPDSTTARLLTDGMDGFWTNVIAPMDQDGDGKVDLREMTEGFRRVLTDPALYPEQIEPVTNCFFDLVDLNADGKIDQAEFKQMFGAVADVPGEDCAAVFAALDQDGSGALDRAEFHQAVTEFFYGNDPNAPANHLFGRIPA; this is encoded by the coding sequence GTGACTGCACTTCAAGACCTCAAGTACGCCCAGTGGTTCAGGGGCGCCGACGTCGACGGCGACGGGTTTATCACCCATCGGGATGTTCGCATGATGAGCGAGCGCTACATCGGTGCCCGTAGCGTCGCGCCGGACTCGACGACCGCCCGTCTGCTCACCGACGGGATGGACGGGTTCTGGACCAACGTCATCGCCCCCATGGACCAGGACGGCGACGGGAAGGTCGACCTGCGAGAGATGACCGAAGGATTCAGACGGGTCCTGACCGACCCAGCCCTGTATCCGGAACAGATCGAGCCGGTGACCAACTGCTTCTTCGACCTGGTCGATCTCAACGCGGACGGCAAGATCGATCAAGCCGAGTTCAAGCAGATGTTCGGCGCGGTCGCCGATGTTCCCGGCGAGGACTGCGCCGCGGTCTTCGCCGCTCTGGACCAGGACGGCTCCGGTGCGCTGGACCGCGCCGAGTTCCACCAGGCGGTCACGGAGTTCTTCTACGGCAACGACCCCAACGCTCCTGCCAACCACCTGTTCGGCAGGATCCCCGCCTGA
- a CDS encoding aldo/keto reductase gives MNTTDPQIILGTMDFGTRVDPDRAFAILDSFVAGGGIWLDTANCYSFWTDPSGVGGASERLIGAWLRARPGARDVVRIATKVRQNPLVPHSWPKSAEGLSARAVHAGVEESLGRLGVDHIDLLWAHAEDRTVPLEETVGAFGELVAKGAARRVGAANHAAWRVERARSLAREQRVEPWTALQLRHSLVQPRPLTSLAEAGHRLLGAEDLDLARSEGLAVWSYSSLMWGSYVRADKQLPQTYDHPGTVQVLAVLNDVADELSATRNQVVLAWLMRQGIDPIVGASRVEQIEEALAARRVRLSDEHVARFDEAR, from the coding sequence ATGAACACCACCGACCCCCAAATCATCCTCGGAACAATGGACTTCGGCACCCGCGTCGATCCCGACCGGGCCTTCGCGATCCTCGACTCCTTCGTCGCCGGCGGCGGTATCTGGCTCGACACCGCGAACTGTTACTCCTTCTGGACCGACCCCAGTGGCGTCGGCGGCGCCAGTGAGCGTCTGATCGGCGCGTGGCTCCGGGCACGGCCGGGTGCTCGCGACGTGGTACGGATCGCGACGAAGGTCCGGCAGAACCCGCTCGTCCCGCACTCCTGGCCCAAGAGCGCCGAAGGGCTTTCCGCCCGCGCCGTCCATGCCGGCGTGGAGGAGAGCCTGGGACGTCTGGGAGTCGACCACATCGATCTGCTGTGGGCCCACGCCGAGGACCGCACCGTGCCGCTGGAAGAGACGGTCGGCGCCTTCGGTGAACTGGTCGCAAAGGGGGCGGCCCGGCGGGTGGGGGCGGCCAACCATGCCGCCTGGCGCGTCGAGCGCGCCCGGTCACTCGCGCGGGAGCAGCGCGTGGAACCGTGGACGGCCCTGCAACTGCGCCACTCACTCGTCCAGCCGCGCCCGCTCACCTCCCTCGCGGAGGCCGGCCATCGCCTGCTCGGCGCCGAGGACCTGGACCTCGCGCGGTCGGAGGGGCTCGCCGTGTGGTCCTACAGCTCGCTGATGTGGGGTTCCTACGTGCGCGCGGACAAGCAGCTTCCGCAGACATATGATCATCCTGGGACCGTTCAGGTGCTCGCGGTCCTGAATGACGTCGCCGACGAGCTCTCGGCCACGAGGAACCAGGTCGTCCTGGCATGGCTGATGCGGCAGGGGATCGATCCCATCGTCGGCGCGAGCCGGGTGGAGCAGATCGAGGAGGCACTCGCTGCACGCCGGGTGCGGCTCAGCGACGAACACGTCGCGCGCTTCGACGAAGCCCGGTAG